The following coding sequences lie in one Ictalurus furcatus strain D&B chromosome 7, Billie_1.0, whole genome shotgun sequence genomic window:
- the pcolce2a gene encoding procollagen C-endopeptidase enhancer 2, translating into MHKAHELIIGRALNGHVVRCVWAGNSRGTQAYEGPVFTCGGNITGTSGLVGSQGYPGVYPPNTKCVWRITVPQGKVVSLTFRSLDLENDRLCRYDYVDVYDGFVNSQRLGRFCGTARPRALISNRNRMQVVMVSDANTAGSGFLAGYVAVRPDARGERYCGGLLDKPLGTFTTPNWPERDYPAGVTCSWHIIAPEHQIIELKFEKFDVERDNYCRYDHVVVYNGVETSDKTRIGKFCGDSPPAPIYSDGSHLFIQFVSDLSLTADGFICHYTFKPKNSTIAGSTVHVTAAAVSTTAGPIVLEFSEALCKQKCKRTGTIESHYCLSNFVLTGTLVSAAMRELSVLATFSITNVYKEGNLSIQQAGKSMSTKVLILCKKCPLVRRGLNYIVMGHVDEQGQGVVSPQNFVMAFKTKKQRDLAVLSNARC; encoded by the exons ATGCATAAGGCTCACGAGCTAATTATTGGTCGCGCCCTAAACGGACATGTAGTGCGCTGCGTATGGGCCGGAAACAGTCGTGGGACACAGGCGTACGAAGG GCCGGTGTTCACGTGCGGTGGAAACATTACTGGAACTTCGGGTCTTGTTGGGAGTCAGGGTTACCCCGGAGTTTACCCCCCTAACACCAAATGCGTTTGGAGAATCACG GTGCCTCAGGGCAAAGTGGTGTCCCTCACTTTCCGTTCCCTCGACCTAGAGAACGACAGACTTTGCCGCTACGACTACGTGGATGTGTACGACGGATTCGTTAACAGCCAGCGGCTCGGGCGATTCTGTGGCACCGCCCGGCCCAGAGCGCTGATCTCCAATCGCAACAGGATGCAAGTAGTGATGGTTTCGGATGCCAACACGGCCGGGAGCGGCTTCCTTGCCGGATACGTCGCCGTTCGGCCGGATGCAAGGG GGGAGCGGTATTGCGGCGGACTCTTGGACAAACCTTTGGGAACCTTCACGACCCCAAACTGGCCGGAGAGAGACTATCCTGCAGGTGTGACATGCTCGTGGCATATTATAGCACCTGAGCACCAG ATAATCGAGCTGAAGTTCGAGAAGTTTGACGTGGAGCGGGATAACTACTGCCGCTATGATCATGTGGTCGTTTACAACGGTGTGGAAACAAGCGACAAGACCAGGATCGGGAAGTTCTGCGGCGACAGCCCTCCTGC GCCGATCTACTCTGACGGCAGTCACCTCTTCATCCAGTTCGTCTCCGACCTGAGCCTCACTGCCGACGGCTTCATCTGCCATTACACGTTCAAGCCGAAGAACTCCACCATCGCAGGCTCCACCGTTCACGTTACTGCAGCTGCTGTTTCCACCACTGCAGGGCCCATAG tGCTGGAGTTTTCTGAAGCTCTCTGCAAGCAGAAGTGCAAGAGAACCGGAACAATCGAAAGTCATTACTGCTTAAGCAACTttg TGCTGACGGGAACACTCGTCTCAGCTGCCATGAGGGAACTGAGCGTGCTTGCCACCTTCTCCATCACCAACGTGTACAAGGAAGGAAACCTGTCCATCCAGCAGGCCGGGAAGAGCATGAGCACTAAAGTCTTAATCCTGTGTAAGAAATGCCCTTTAGTCAGGAGAG GTCTGAACTACATCGTCATGGGTCACGTCGACGAGCAGGGACAAGGCGTCGTTTCACCTCAGAACTTTGTGATGGCCTTCAAGACTAAGAAGCAGAGGGACCTGGCTGTGTTGAGTAATGCCCGCTGCTGA